In Poecile atricapillus isolate bPoeAtr1 chromosome 22, bPoeAtr1.hap1, whole genome shotgun sequence, a genomic segment contains:
- the UTS2 gene encoding urotensin-2: MHKLILCCLIIVSFSCPLLSLPIINASEMSYQHSADEDSRLNLERLGSLRSTSLLQFLPELLGTLAEDNKAGLTPSNYNSEENIKETFYGNHPRIALLGRFLTKDRKQYKKRGNLSECFWKYCV, translated from the exons ATGCATAAGCTGATACTTTGCTGTCTCATTATCGTCAGCTTCTCCTGTCCTCTCTTGTCTCTGCCCATCATCAATGCCAGTGAGATGTCTTATCAACACTCAG CTGATGAAGATTCGAGGTTAAACCTGGAGCGGTTGGGCAGCCTCAGAagcacctccctgctccagttcctgccagagctcctgggcACACTGGCTGAGGACAACAAAGCAG GTCTTACCCCCAGCAACTACAACTCAGAGGAAAATATCAAAGAG ACTTTCTATGGGAATCATCCTCGAATTGCTTTGCTGGGACGCTTCTTGACCAAGGACAGGAAACAGTACAAGAAACGTGGGAATCTTTCTGAGTGCTTCTGGAAGTATTGTGTGTAA